The genomic interval GTTGGTGCGTTCGCCGGCAATGTCGGCCGTCACCAGATCGCCGCCGAAGAAGTTCGGGTCGGGCAGGAAGATCGAGCCGTCGGTGCCGTAAAGCTCGATATTGTGGTGACCATGCGCGGCCACGTCCCAGCTCGCACCGATGGTGACGATGGCGCCGGAGGCAAATTCGAGCACGCCATGAATGGTGGTGGGCGTGGCGACCTTGACGAAGGTGCCCTTGCAAGGGCCCTCGGCGGTCACTTCGCGTTCGGTGCGGGCCATATTGGTGAAGGCCGACAGGCGTTTGACCGGACCGAGCAGATGGATCAGGTCGGTGACGTAGTAAGGACCGAGATCAAGGATCGGGCCGGCGCCGGGCTGGAAGAAGAAGTCCGGGTTGGGGTGCCAATGCTCCATGCCACGGCTCATGACGTGGGTGGTGCCACTCATAATCTTGCCGAGCTGGCCGCTGTCGATGATTTCGCGGGCCTGCTGATGCGCGCCGCCCAGGAACGTGTCCGGCGCCGAGCCAACCTTGAGGCCACGTTCGTCGGCAGCTTTACGGAGGGAGACACCCTCCTCCAGCGACAGCACGAACGGCTTTTCGGAATAGGCGTGCTTGCCGGCCGAGACGATATCCATCGACACCGCATAGTGGGCCGATGGGATGGTCAGGTTCACGACGACGTCGATTTCGCTGTTCTTGAGCAGCTCATCGGGCGTCTGCGCGGCGACGCCAAACTCGGCGGCCTGCTTCTGCGCTGCGGCGGGAGCAATGTCGGCGATGGCGCGGACATCGAGCCCCTTGAACAGCGGCGCAAGGCGGAGATAGGCGCTGGAAATATTGCCGGCACCAATGATGCCGACGCCAAAAGTCTTGGCCATCTGGATTACTTCCACTTGCTGGCGGTTGCGATCGAGCGCGCGGCGAAGCGCTGCTCG from Devosia sp. 2618 carries:
- a CDS encoding Gfo/Idh/MocA family oxidoreductase, with amino-acid sequence MAKTFGVGIIGAGNISSAYLRLAPLFKGLDVRAIADIAPAAAQKQAAEFGVAAQTPDELLKNSEIDVVVNLTIPSAHYAVSMDIVSAGKHAYSEKPFVLSLEEGVSLRKAADERGLKVGSAPDTFLGGAHQQAREIIDSGQLGKIMSGTTHVMSRGMEHWHPNPDFFFQPGAGPILDLGPYYVTDLIHLLGPVKRLSAFTNMARTEREVTAEGPCKGTFVKVATPTTIHGVLEFASGAIVTIGASWDVAAHGHHNIELYGTDGSIFLPDPNFFGGDLVTADIAGERTNVTPWDHPFGVANQELDQPIPRANYRAAGLADMMASIEGGYRARCGLDVALHVVDVMTSLLKAGESGQVITLTTTCERPLALGPADARALLK